A genome region from Glycine max cultivar Williams 82 chromosome 5, Glycine_max_v4.0, whole genome shotgun sequence includes the following:
- the LOC100816488 gene encoding FAM10 family protein At4g22670, whose amino-acid sequence MDASKLNQLKHFIEQCKSNPSLLSDPSLSFFRDYLESLGAKLPESAYSESTGVESDEDIEDVTEEQEKVEEEEEDDEIIESDVELEGETCQSDDDPPQKMGDPSVEVTEENRDASQMAKIKAMDAISEGKLEEAIENLTEAILLNPTSAIMYGTRASVYIKMKKPNAAIRDANAALEINPDSAKGYKSRGVARAMLGQWEEAAKDLHVASKLDYDEEINAVLKKVEPNAHKIEEHRRKYERLHKEREDKKKERERQRRRAEAQAAYEKAKKQEQSSSSRNPGGMPGGFPGGMPGGFPGAGGMPGGFPGAGGMPGGFPGAGGMPGGGFPGAGGMPGGVPGNIDFSKILSDPELMAAFSDPEVMAALQDVMKNPANFAKHQSNPKVGPVIAKMMTKLGGGPK is encoded by the exons ATGGATGCATCCAAACTCAATCAATTGAAGCATTTCATCGAACAGTGCAAGTCCAACCCTTCCCTCCTCTCCGATCCTTCACTCTCCTTCTTCCGCGACTATCTCGAAAG TCTCGGGGCGAAACTCCCTGAATCTGCTTATTCCGAATCG ACGGGCGTGGAGAGCGATGAGGACATAGAAGATGTTACGGAGGAGCAAgagaaggtagaagaagaagaagaagatgatgaaataATTGAATCCGATGTTGAGCTCGAGGGTGAAACCTGTCAGTCTGATGATGATCCTCCACAgaag ATGGGAGACCCCTCTGTCGAGGTCACTGAAGAGAATCGCGACGCTTCGCAGATGGCCAAAATTAAAGCCATGGATGCTATTTCTGAAG GTAAGTTGGAGGAGGCGATTGAGAACTTAACAGAAGCTATTTTACTCAATCCTACCTCTGCCATAATGTATGGAACTAGAG CCAGTGTTtacatcaaaatgaagaaacccAATGCTGCGATCCGTGATGCTAATGCTGCTTTGGAG ATTAATCCTGATTCTGCTAAAGGATACAAGTCACGTGGCGTAGCACGAGCAATGCTTGGTCAATGGGAAGAAGCTGCAAAGGATCTTCATGTGGCTTCAAAGTTAGACTATGATGAGGAAATAAATGCTGTACTTAAAAAG GTGGAACCAAATGCTCACAAGATTGAGGAACACCGTCGGAAGTATGAAAGGCTGCACAAAGAAAGAGAGGATAAAAAAAAGGAGCGTGAGAGGCAGCGGCGCCGTGCTGAAGCTCAG GCTGCCTATGAGAAGGCCAAGAAGCAAGAGCAATCATCTTCCAGTAGAAATCCTGGAGGTATGCCTGGTGGGTTTCCTGGTGGCATGCCTGGGGGCTTCCCAGGGGCCGGGGGCATGCCTGGGGGCTTCCCAGGGGCCGGGGGTATGCCGGGAGGCTTCCCAGGGGCCGGGGGTATGCCTGGGGGAGGCTTCCCAGGAGCTGGTGGCATGCCTGGAGGGGTGCCTGGAAACATTGATTTTAGCAAAATCTTGAGT GACCCTGAACTGATGGCGGCATTTAGTGATCCGGAGGTTATGGCTGCTCTTCAAGATG TTATGAAGAACCCTGCTAATTTTGCCAAGCACCAATCAAATCCAAAGGTAGGTCCTGTAATTGCGAAAATGATGACCAAACTTGGAGGTGGTCCCAAGTGA